Proteins encoded by one window of bacterium:
- the rpiB gene encoding ribose 5-phosphate isomerase B, with the protein MIIAIGADHAGYALKKYLVSHLRELGRDVMDLGTASAEPVDYPDFARAVAHAVAGGEAERGILVCGSGVGTSIAANKVTGIRAAVCHDTFSARQGVEDDAMNVICLGARVIGLSLALEIVKTFLGAEFSHADRHERRLRKVLEIEKERS; encoded by the coding sequence AGAAATATCTGGTTTCGCACTTGCGGGAGTTGGGCCGGGACGTGATGGATTTGGGCACAGCGTCGGCCGAGCCCGTGGATTATCCCGATTTCGCGCGAGCCGTAGCCCATGCCGTCGCGGGAGGGGAAGCCGAGCGCGGGATTTTGGTCTGCGGCAGCGGGGTGGGAACCTCGATTGCCGCCAACAAAGTCACGGGCATCCGCGCCGCCGTCTGTCACGATACGTTCTCCGCTCGTCAGGGAGTGGAGGACGACGCCATGAACGTGATCTGTTTGGGCGCGCGCGTCATCGGTCTTTCCCTCGCTCTGGAGATCGTCAAGACGTTTCTCGGCGCGGAGTTCTCGCACGCCGACCGCCATGAACGCCGCCTGCGCAAAGTTCTTGAGATCGAGAAGGAAAGATCATAG